The Paenibacillus sp. G2S3 region CCACTTCAGCTGAATAATGAGAAATGGCTCTTTCAATACTCGCCGTATGTTTACTACAACGAGCACTGTATTGTATTCCATCATGATCATGTGCCAATGAAGCTTACCAAGGATACCTTGAAGCGGCTGCTTGGCTTCGTAGAATCTTTCCCGCACTATTTTATTGGCTCAAATGCAGACTTGCCAATTGTCGGTGGCTCGATTCTGACGCATGACCATTTTCAAGGTGGACGTCACACATTCCCTATTCAGAAAGCGCCTAAGGAAGATACGTTCACGCATGCATCTTATCCGGGTGTTAGTATCAATATCGTAAAATGGCCTATGTCCGTATTACGTTTGAATGCTGTGGATCCTGCGGTATTGCTGGAGTGTGGAAATGCACTTTATGAAGCATGGAAGACGTATAGTGATCCTGAGGTGGAAGTGTTAGCGTTCAGTGAAGTGAATGGTGATGCTCAGCCTCATAATACCGTTACTCCAATCGTTCGTCGGGCGGAAGATGGCAGCTTCGAGATGGACCTTGTGCTACGTAATAACCGGACCAATGAGCAATATCCTGAAGGGATTTTCCATCCCCATCGGGAGATGCACCATATCAAGAAAGAAAATATCGGCTTGATTGAGGTCATGGGACTCGCAATTCTGCCAGGTCGTCTGAAGGAAGAGCTCGATTCTATTGCCAGCATCCTTGCAGGAGATCAAGCGCTATTAGAAGCGGTGAAGAATGTTCCTAGTCATCCACTTGCACAGCATGCTGCTTGGGTTCAGGAGCTTGTAGAGCGTTTCGGAACGGCATTACAGCATGAAGAAGCCGTCAAGATTGTGCAGAACGAAGTCGGCATCAAGTTTACACATATTCTTGAACATGCGGGTGTCTATAAACGGACTCCGGAAGGGCAAGCTGCTTTCCGTCGTTTCGTGAAGAGCTTCGGCGCGATGTAAGTTTGGATTAGGGATGTCCTTAAGCCTATGAGCTTAAGGACATCCTTTTTTTAGGTTATATATTTGGGGTCCCCGCAAAGTACCTGAGTTTGCATCGAAGCAAAGCACCACTTTGTGGGGATATCTATGTGGTTTGAAGCTACTCCATTTGAATGCAGCCATTTAGAGGTTTATAATACGAGTGAGCAAAATATTCTGAAATAACTAATGGAGGTTTACACATATGCGTAATTTTGATTTTTATAACCCTACCAAGCTGATTTTTGGACAGGGTACGCTGGAAGCTTTGAAGACTGAGGTGCCCAAGTACGGCAAGAATGTATTGTTGATGTACGGTGGCGGTAGCATCAAGCGTAGTGGCCTGTATGAAAAGGTAAAGGCTGAGCTGAGCGCAATAGATGCTGTGGTAACTGAACTTTCTGGCGTAGAGCCGAATCCACGTCTTTCCACCGTACATAAGGGTGTAGAGCTGTGTCGCGAGCATAATATCGATCTCATCCTAGCTGTAGGCGGCGGTAGCGTGTTGGACTGCGCTAAAGCAGTTGCTGTTGGGGCGAAATATGAAGGTGACATGTGGGACTTTGTTGAACGTAAGGCAGCTGCTCAAGATGCTCTCCCACTCGGTACAGTGCTGACGATGGCAGCTACAGGATCAGAAATGAATAGCGGCTCTGTAATCACTAACGAAGTGACTAAGGAAAAAATGGGCTGGGGCAGTATTCATGCCTTCCCAGCATTCTCGATTCTTGACCCAGAGAACACCTTTACTCTGCCACGTGATCAGACGGTCTACGGCATGGTAGATATCATGTCTCATGTTCTGGAACACTATTTCCATAGCGATACCAACACACCGGTACAAGACGGCTTCTGTGAGACTTTGCTACGTACTGTGATCGAAACCGCACCGAAGCTTATTGAAGATTTGAATAATTACGAACTGCGTGAGACGATCATGTACTGCGGTACAATGGCGCTTAACGGTATGGTTAGCATGGGTTTTGCTGGAGATTGGGCGACTCACAACATCGAGCACGCAGTATCAGCTGTATACGACATTCCACACGGTGGAGGACTGGCTATTCTGTTCCCACAATGGATGAAATATAATATCGATACTGATCCTGCCCGTTTCCGCAAGCTTGCTGTAAATGTGTTTGGTGTTGATCCTGCGGGCAAGACCGATAAGGAAATAGGGCTGGAAGGAATTGAAGCGCTGCGTAGCTTCTGGGATTCCATTGGTGCACCGAAGACACTTGCTGATTATGATATTGATGACAGCGAGATCGGCAGTATGGCTGATAAGGCGGTTCGATTCGGACCGTTTGGTAATTTCCGCAAGCTTGACCGTGAGGACGTAGTTGAAATTTATAAAATGGCTCTGTAAGTAAATTCTTCTACGAAAGAGACCCTTCGTCTTTATTCTGGAAAACGAAATAGAACGTCAAAGAAGCGATTCTCCCGTTATGGGAGAATCGCCTCTTCGCTTTTATGGGTCTATTGGGACTAGCTCCCTGACTTAACTTTGCCAACTCAACTTCTCCTCGACTTCGTCCCCGAGCTTCGCTACTGCCGACCGCTGCCTCATCTGCCTCTCGCACCCGTACCGCAATCTAATCTATAACCTCACCCAGAATTTACGGACCTGAATGACGTTATATGTGAATTTTCAGCCTTTTGAGCAGTTGTTCGGATTCCAGAGACACTATTCCATCGAACTGGCTCATTTTTGCTGTTTTTCACGCCAATAGAGGCTATGAGGTCCGATAGCACGTCAAATATGAGAAAAAGCTGCGTATAAGGTCTGCTGTGTCCGACAACATTTTTCGTACTATTATCCTCTGAATGGAACTTTTATGGGTGAATATCCAAAGTTTATGAAACCAATGGCCTACTTTATTCGTTTAAAGTAATATGACAGTCCTGAATGAAGACAGGAGGAAGTTAATATGCAAACGCTGTATTTAGGCTGCTTGGCGCTAGGCGTCATATTTGCCATAGTCAGCGTCCTGGTGGGTGATGTGATCGGAGATGCTTTGCATGGAGTCTTTGATTTCGTATCCGTAGATTTTCTGAATCCCACCGTACTGGCAGGAGGAATAACCGTGTTCGGCGGAGCGGGCATTCTTCTAACCCGGTACAGCGCACTGGAAGCTGGGGCGATCATTGCTTTGTCTTTGTTAGCCGCCGCTTTTTTGGGAGTACTTATGTATCTAGGGGTGGTTAAGCCCATGGAAAAAAGCGAAATGTCCAATGGTTTCTCTATGAATGATCTGCCTGGCAAGATCGGAGAAATCACAATTCCTGTTCCCGCCACGGGTTATGGCGAGATTATGGTAAAGTTTGGCGCCGGCAATAGCCTGCATACGGCAGCAAGCTTTGATCATGAGCTGCTTCCGGCAGGAATTAAAGTTGTTGTAGTGGAGGTTAGAGAAGGCGTTGCATTGGTGTCAGAATTCGAAAAGAGAAGAGGAGTGGATCTTTAATGTTCGGTATTCCTGAGTATTTGTTAGTCCCTGCTGTTGTCGTTGCTGTTTTGTTTGTGCTAGGGATCGCATTCTGGGCACGTTACAAAACTGTTGGACCAGATGAAGGGATGATCGTAACGGGGTCGTTCTTGGGGAAAAATCATAT contains the following coding sequences:
- a CDS encoding protease; its protein translation is MQTLYLGCLALGVIFAIVSVLVGDVIGDALHGVFDFVSVDFLNPTVLAGGITVFGGAGILLTRYSALEAGAIIALSLLAAAFLGVLMYLGVVKPMEKSEMSNGFSMNDLPGKIGEITIPVPATGYGEIMVKFGAGNSLHTAASFDHELLPAGIKVVVVEVREGVALVSEFEKRRGVDL
- a CDS encoding iron-containing alcohol dehydrogenase, whose translation is MRNFDFYNPTKLIFGQGTLEALKTEVPKYGKNVLLMYGGGSIKRSGLYEKVKAELSAIDAVVTELSGVEPNPRLSTVHKGVELCREHNIDLILAVGGGSVLDCAKAVAVGAKYEGDMWDFVERKAAAQDALPLGTVLTMAATGSEMNSGSVITNEVTKEKMGWGSIHAFPAFSILDPENTFTLPRDQTVYGMVDIMSHVLEHYFHSDTNTPVQDGFCETLLRTVIETAPKLIEDLNNYELRETIMYCGTMALNGMVSMGFAGDWATHNIEHAVSAVYDIPHGGGLAILFPQWMKYNIDTDPARFRKLAVNVFGVDPAGKTDKEIGLEGIEALRSFWDSIGAPKTLADYDIDDSEIGSMADKAVRFGPFGNFRKLDREDVVEIYKMAL
- a CDS encoding UDP-glucose--hexose-1-phosphate uridylyltransferase, giving the protein MHNENKVTPAGQKALHAIEQLVLFALREQLIAPSDEDYSRNVLLDQFGFSEPFVGEIDQSPLTGPQVPLDALIDYGFEIGLIPENSDTYRDLLDAKIMGLLMARPSDVNAEFNRLAAEKGISAATDRFYKLSIDSNYIRMDRISKNVYWLQDSPYGDIEMTINLSKPEKSPKEIAMARLLPPPVYPKCLLCRENVGYAGRVNHPPRQNLRVIPLQLNNEKWLFQYSPYVYYNEHCIVFHHDHVPMKLTKDTLKRLLGFVESFPHYFIGSNADLPIVGGSILTHDHFQGGRHTFPIQKAPKEDTFTHASYPGVSINIVKWPMSVLRLNAVDPAVLLECGNALYEAWKTYSDPEVEVLAFSEVNGDAQPHNTVTPIVRRAEDGSFEMDLVLRNNRTNEQYPEGIFHPHREMHHIKKENIGLIEVMGLAILPGRLKEELDSIASILAGDQALLEAVKNVPSHPLAQHAAWVQELVERFGTALQHEEAVKIVQNEVGIKFTHILEHAGVYKRTPEGQAAFRRFVKSFGAM